One Hippocampus zosterae strain Florida chromosome 21, ASM2543408v3, whole genome shotgun sequence genomic region harbors:
- the LOC127593621 gene encoding copine-8, with amino-acid sequence MNNSFTSMASIGDFDPLNASIPATKVEITVSCRNLLDRDTFSKSDPICVLYTQGMGNKEWREFGRTEVIDNTLNPDFVRKFILDYFFEERQNLRFDLYDVDSKSANLSKHDFLGQAYCTLGEAVGSLGSRLEKPLGGISGKKCGTIIVKAEELNNCRESVMMQFCGNKLDKKDFFGKSDPFLVFYRSNEDSTFTICHKTEVVKNTLNPVWQAFKIPVRALCNGDYDRTIKVEVYDWDRDGSHDFIGEFSTSYRELSRGQSQFNVYEVVNQKKKDKKKKYLNSGTVTLLSFLVDIDVTFLDYIKGGTQINFTVAIDFTASNGNPAQPTSLHYMSPYQLNAYAMALKAVGEIIQDYDSDKMFPALGFGAKLPPDGRISHEFALNGNPQNPYCAGIDGVMEAYYQSLKSVQLYGPTNFSPVVNHVARYAASVKDGSQYFVLLIITDGVISDMAQTKESIVNASCLPMSIIIVGVGPAEFDAMIELDGDEVRISSRGRYAERDIVQFVPFRDYIDRTGNHILSMARLAKDVLAEIPDQFLSYMRTRGIKPAPAPPPYTPPGQPLQTQI; translated from the exons ATGAACAACAGTTTCACGAGCATGGCGTCTATAGGCGACTTTGACCCGCTCAACGCGTCGATTCCCGCCACCAAAGTTGAAATCACAGTGTCGTGCAG AAACCTGCTGGACAGAGACACGTTCTCCAAATCGGACCCAA tctgCGTCCTCTACACGCAAGGCATGGGCAACAAGGAATGGAGAGAG tttgggaGAACCGAGGTGATCGACAACACGCTGAATCCGGACTTTGTGCGGAAATTCATCTTGGACTACTTCTTTGAAGAGCGGCAGAACCTTCGATTTGACTT GTACGACGTGGACTCCAAGAGCGCCAACCTCTCCAAACAC GACTTTCTGGGCCAGGCCTACTGTACGTTGGGCGAGGCGGTCGGGTCTTTGGGCAGCCGCTTAGAAAAGCCTCTCGG AGGCATTTCCGGCAAAAAATGCGGCACCATCATCGTGAAAGCCGAGGAGCTGAACAATTGCAGG GAGTCGGTTATGATGCAGTTTTGCGGCAACAAGTTGGACAAGAAGGATTTTTTCGGCAAGTCGGACCCCTTCCTGGTTTTCTACAGGAGCAACGAGGACAGCAC GTTCACCATTTGCCACAAAACAGAAGTGGTGAAGAACACATTGAACCCCGTGTGGCAGGCTTTTAAAATCCCCGTTCGCGCCCTTTGCAACGGGGACTACGACAG AACAATCAAGGTCGAGGTGTACGACTGGGACAGAGACGGCAG tCATGACTTTATTGGAGAGTTCAGCACCAGCTACAGAGAATTATCCAGAGGGCAGAGCCAATTCAACGTCTACGAG gtggtaaatcaaaagaagaaagataaaaagaaaaaatacctCAACTCTGGAACG GTAACGCTGTTGTCATTCCTCGTGGACATCGACGTCACCTTCCTGGACTACATTAAGGGAGG GACGCAGATTAACTTCACCGTGGCCATTGACTTCACAGCTTCCAACG GTAACCCCGCCCAGCCCACCTCACTCCACTACATGAGCCCCTACCAGCTCAACGCCTACGCCATGGCCCTGAAGGCGGTCGGCGAGATCATTCAGGACTACGACAGCGACAAGATGTTCCCCGCGCTGGGCTTTGGTGCCAAGCTGCCGCCTGATGGGCGGATCTCCCACGAGTTTGCTTTG AATGGGAACCCTCAGAACCCGTATTGTGCAGGAATAGATGGCGTGATGGAAGCCTACTACCAGAGCCTGAAGTCGGTGCAACTGTACGGACCCACCAACTTTTCCCCTGTGGTGAACCATGTAGCCAG GTATGCGGCGTCTGTAAAGGATGGGTCGCAGTACTTTGTTCTTCTCATCATCACGGACGGCGTCATCTCAGACATGGCCCAGACCAAGGAGTCTATCGTGAAT GCTTCCTGCCTGCCCATGTCCATCATCATCGTGGGGGTTGGACCTGCCGAATTTGACG CCATGATTGAATTAGATGGTGACGAGGTCCGAATTTCATCCCGAGGAAGATATGCAGAGAGAGATATTGTCCAG TTTGTCCCATTCCGAGACTACATCGACCGGACGGGGAATCACATCCTGAGCATGGCCCGCCTCGCCAAAGACGTCTTGGCTGAGATTCCCGACCAGTTCCTCTCCTACATGAGGACCCGCGGGATCAAGCCGGCGCCCGCCCCGCCTCCCTACACGCCTCCGGGACAGCCCCTCCAAACACAAATATGA
- the alg10 gene encoding dol-P-Glc:Glc(2)Man(9)GlcNAc(2)-PP-Dol alpha-1,2-glucosyltransferase — protein MDKFEGYIFTALCSTNFLVSCLLFSKVTREQREPYMDEIFHVPQAQKYCEGKFNQWDPMITTLPGLYLVSVGIIKPVVRLADMNGEVVCSTAMLRFINLLFNCGNLYLLYRLICRLHPKEKTRTAARRILSALSLSTFPVLYFFNFLYYTDAGSTFFILFTYLMTLHRCHKASALLATCAVLFRQTNIMWVAFCAGTIVAGHMDDAWKAAHSKKSDDRSAAFQVPLSRSGAKRVVLFGVNFFTSVGHVKAVLLVAWPYALVAAGFLAFVWLNGGVVVGDRANHEACLNFPQLFYFLSFSLFFSLPVSLCHHRVRRFLQAMKKQPVLFLVATVASVLLVWKFTAVHKYLLADNRHFTFYVWKRFFQRHEVLRFLLIPGYIFAGWHFLDSLKSRSIFWSLAFLACVVAATVPQKLLEFRYFIVPYLMYRLHMPLPSLPRLALEFALYTAVNAVTIYVFVAKTFQWPDSAAAQRFMW, from the exons atggataaatttgAAGGCTACATCTTCACCGCGCTGTGCAGCACCAACTTTCTGGTGTCATGCCTGCTCTTCTCCAAAGTCACCCGTGAGCAACGAGAGCCCTACATGGACGAGATTTTCCATGTGCCCCAAGCTCAAAAATACTGCGAGGGGAAATTCAACCAG tggGACCCGATGATCACCACCCTGCCGGGCCTCTACCTGGTCTCCGTGGGCATCATCAAGCCCGTGGTGCGATTGGCCGACATGAACGGCGAGGTGGTGTGTTCCACGGCCATGCTGCGCTTCATCAACCTCCTCTTCAACTGCGGCAACCTCTACCTGCTCTACCGGCTCATTTGCAGGCTGCATCCGAAAGAGAAA ACACGAACGGCCGCTCGGCGGATCCTCTCGGCGCTGTCGCTCTCCACCTTTCCCGTGCTCTACTTTTTCAACTTCCTCTACTACACGGACGCCGGCTCCACTTTCTTCATCCTCTTCACGTACCTCATGACGCTGCACAGATGCCACAAGGCCTCGGCGCTGCTCGCCACCTGCGCCGTCCTCTTCCGGCAGACCAACATCATGTGGGTGGCCTTCTGCGCCGGCACCATCGTGGCCGGCCACATGGACGACGCTTGGAAGGCGGCGCATTCCAAAAAGTCCGACGACAGGTCTGCGGCGTTTCAGGTCCCGCTTTCCCGAAGCGGCGCCAAACGAGTCGTGCTTTTCGGTGTGAACTTTTTCACTTCCGTTGGACACGTGAAAGCGGTGCTGCTGGTGGCGTGGCCCTACGCTTTGGTGGCCGCCGGGTTCCTGGCCTTCGTGTGGCTGAACGGCGGCGTGGTGGTGGGCGACCGTGCCAACCACGAAGCCTGCCTCAACTTCCCGCAGCTCTTCTACTTCCTCTCCTTCTCCCTCTTCTTCTCGCTGCCCGTCTCGCTGTGTCACCACCGCGTGCGGCGCTTCTTGCAAGCCATGAAGAAGCAGCCCGTCCTCTTCCTCGTGGCCACGGTCGCCTCCGTTCTCCTGGTGTGGAAGTTCACCGCCGTCCACAAATATTTGCTGGCGGACAACCGCCACTTCACCTTCTACGTGTGGAAGAGGTTCTTCCAAAGGCATGAGGTGCTGCGCTTCCTCCTGATCCCCGGGTACATTTTCGCCGGATGGCACTTCCTGGACTCGCTCAAGTCGCGCTCCATCTTCTGGAGCTTGGCGTTCCTGGCGTGCGTCGTGGCCGCCACCGTCCCGCAGAAGCTCCTGGAGTTTCGCTACTTCATCGTCCCGTACCTGATGTACCGCTTGCACATGCCGTTGCCGTCCCTGCCCAGACTGGCGCTGGAGTTTGCGCTGTACACGGCCGTCAACGCCGTCACCATTTACGTCTTCGTCGCCAAGACGTTCCAATGGCCGGACAGCGCCGCTGCACAGAGGTTCATGTGGTGA
- the tprkb gene encoding EKC/KEOPS complex subunit TPRKB, whose amino-acid sequence MHLSQTLELFPDLTVTQILFQEVRNAAELRQNAVEGKIKGALIKANMLVSPFQVLVAANKALHLQKLNQMKTRGLFSEIIFNLSPTNKISEAFNKFGISDGDNSVLVVLVHNKEESHLISEILTKVDGVQIPVDDLSSISDLEKIKKLYKVGPREEQCGTLLDAVVCRMATKDVM is encoded by the exons atgcatttatctcAGACGTTGGAACTTTTTCCCGACCTCACGGTGACGCAAATTCTTTTTCAAGAGGTCCGAAATGCCGCCGAGCTACGGCAAAACGCTGTAGAGGGGAAAATAAAAGGTGCCCTGATCAAGGCTAATATG CTGGTGAGTCCTTTCCAAGTGTTGGTGGCCGCCAATAAAGCGCTGCACTTACAGAAACTGAATCAAATGAAGACAAGAGGCTTATTTTCAGAGATCATCTTCAACCTGTCACCTACTAATAAA ATCTCAGAAGCCTTCAATAAATTTGGGATCTCGGATGGTGACAATTCAGTCCTGGTGGTCTTGGTCCACAACAAAGAAGAATCCCACCTCATTAGTGAAATTTTGACCAAAGTGGATGGAGTCCAGATTCCAGTGGATGACTTGTCGTCCATATCAGACcttgaaaagataaaaaag CTGTACAAGGTCGGTCCTCGGGAGGAACAGTGTGGCACTCTTTTGGATGCGGTCGTATGCAGAATGGCCACTAAGGATGTAATGTAA
- the srr gene encoding L-threonine dehydratase catabolic TdcB, with translation MDEVTADSVTLDLLLEARETVRRSPLGVINTPMIPWSQTTLPVNKAHSIHIKLENMQRTGSFKIRGVANQFARRPKDGNFVTMSAGNYGKAFAYASKHYGSKGKVVMPETAPMSRSVLIQSFGVDVERVPTPCLMAVVKQCVQDDDMTFLHSYDDLDLIAGHASLGLEVLEVVPEPDVVVVCCGGGGLLAGVAAALKLSGCDKTRIYGVEPEGACTMYKSFIERKPVGMDTSSIASGLAPPFAGTLPYELCQRYVEEIVLVSDDAIKSAVSTLYRAGLVVEPSGSAAFAAIAAGKIPQLEGRNVVCILSGGNIGKDELAHFPD, from the exons ATGGATGAGGTGACTGCAGACAGTGTCACCCTGGATCTTCTACTAGAAGCCAGGGAGACAGTGCGGAGAAGCCCATTGGGTGTCATCAACACCCCCATGATCCCCTGGAGCCAGACCACCCTGCCTGTCAACAAGGCCCATAGTATCCATATTAAACTGGAGAACATGCAGAGAACAG GGTCCTTTAAAATAAGAGGTGTGGCCAATCAGTTTGCAAGGAGGCCGAAGGACGGCAATTTTGTCACCATGTCTGCAGGGAATTATGGGAAGGCGTTTGCATATGCGTCAAAACACTACGGTTCTAAAGGCAAAGTGGTGATGCCCGAAACTGCCCCCATGTCCAGATCCGTCCTCATACAG AGTTTTGGTGTGGACGTGGAGAGAGTTCCTACTCCCTGTCTGATGGCTGTGGTGAAGCAGTGTGTTCAGGATGACGACATGACTTTCCTGCACTCCTACGATGACCTGGATCTTATAGCAGGACATGCCAG TTTGGGTCTGGAGGTCCTGGAGGTGGTGCCTGAACCGGATGTGGTGGTGGTATGCTGCGGAGGCGGCGGACTGCTGGCGGGAGTGGCTGCTGCACTCAAGCTGTCAGGATGTGACAAGACCAGAATCTACGGTGTGGAACCAGAAGGGG CCTGCACCATGTATAAGAGCTTCATAGAGAGGAAGCCAGTGGGCATGGACACGAGCAGCATCGCATCAGGACTCGCGCCACCATTTGCAG GCACGCTGCCCTACGAGCTGTGCCAGCGCTACGTGGAGGAAATCGTCCTGGTGAGCGACGACGCCATCAAGTCGGCCGTGTCGACCCTGTACCGAGCGGGTCTGGTGGTGGAGCCGTCCGGTTCGGCCGCCTTTGCCGCCATCGCTGCCGGCAAGATACCCCAACTGGAGGGGAGGAATGTCGTCTGCATCCTCAGCGGGGGGAACATCGGCAAGGACGAGCTTGCGCACTTCCCAGATTGA